The segment TCATTAAGTTAAACAGGAGTTTGGTTTTGGCTAATCATAAATCTGCCTTGAAAAGGCAACGTCAGAGTCTGGTCCGTCGTGAAAACAACAGGGCGATGAAATCCAGAGTAAAGAAAGCAATCAAGGCGATTAATTCCGCGGTTGAACAGAACCAGGTTGACGCTGCGCGCGCCGCCCTCGCCGTCGCCGTGCCGGTGATTGCCAAAGCCGGCAAAGGGACCATTCACAAAAAGAACGCCTCCCGGAGCATTTCCAGGCTGACCAGGCGGGTCAACGCAATTTCCCAGTAAGGTTCCACCAGGTGGCAACCGCTCTTTCCGAGACGCTGTTAAAGTTGCCCTGTCGCCAGGTTTGACCTTTACCGGGAACACCGGACGATGTATATGAATTTTTCCATGCCAGAAGCCATGATAAGGGAGTTCCCTTGCCATGGCTTTTTCTTTTTTCCCCGTCATCCATCTACAGGGTTGCATCATGCATCAACCAGCGCAGTCGGTTTTTAGAAAACTTGCCGGCGAAGCGGGTCTTGTTCCCGTCTACCGTGAGATTGTCGCCGACCTTGACACACCCCTGACGGTTTTTGCCAAGATCGCCGGAAATGAATCCCATGCCTTCCTCTTTGAAAGCCTAGAGGGGGGTGAAAAATGGGGGCGTTATTCTTTTGTGGGCTTTGATCCGCTGGTTATCTTCGAGAGCGCCGGGGACCAGGTCCGGGTGAAAAGAAACGGCCAGGTTGAGGAGATGGCCGGAAATCCCCTTGATCTGCTGCAGGAGTTGCTAGAAACGTACCAGGTGAGCGCTCAGGCTGAATTTCTGCCAAGGTTCTACGGCGGTGCGGTGGGTTTTCTCGGCTATGACATGATCCGGTTCATGGAAAAAATACCTGAAATCAGCCGGACTCTGTCCGGTTTTCCCGACAGCTCTTTCATGATCCCGAGGATCGTTCTGATCTATGATAACTTGAAACAGTCCCTGACCATCGTTAACTGTGTTGAGGTTGATCGGGAGGAGGGGTTTGACGATCAGTATCTGGCCGCAGTTGCCAGAATTGATGCGATCATCGCCCGGCTGCATGCGCCGGTTTCGGTGCCTCCGGAACAAGGGGGACCGGTGAGCCACGAGTTTTCCTCAAACATGAGTGAGGACTCTTTTCACGAGATGGTGGTCAAGGCCAAGGAATACATCCTGGCCGGCGACATCATTCAGGTGGTGCTGTCCCAGAGGTTCCATGCGGTAACCGAACTGCCGCCTTTCCGCCTTTACCGAGCCCTCCGGCATATCAATCCCAGCCCCTATCTGTTCTTCCTGAAACAGGGAGACCTGGTGCATATCGGAT is part of the Pseudomonadota bacterium genome and harbors:
- the rpsT gene encoding 30S ribosomal protein S20, whose amino-acid sequence is MANHKSALKRQRQSLVRRENNRAMKSRVKKAIKAINSAVEQNQVDAARAALAVAVPVIAKAGKGTIHKKNASRSISRLTRRVNAISQ
- the trpE gene encoding anthranilate synthase component I, with product MHQPAQSVFRKLAGEAGLVPVYREIVADLDTPLTVFAKIAGNESHAFLFESLEGGEKWGRYSFVGFDPLVIFESAGDQVRVKRNGQVEEMAGNPLDLLQELLETYQVSAQAEFLPRFYGGAVGFLGYDMIRFMEKIPEISRTLSGFPDSSFMIPRIVLIYDNLKQSLTIVNCVEVDREEGFDDQYLAAVARIDAIIARLHAPVSVPPEQGGPVSHEFSSNMSEDSFHEMVVKAKEYILAGDIIQVVLSQRFHAVTELPPFRLYRALRHINPSPYLFFLKQGDLVHIGSSPEILVRLEQGEIELRPIAGTRPRGATAEEDRRLEQELLADPKERAEHLMLVDLGRNDTGRVAGHGQVETRDLMVVERYSHVMHIVSGVHGRIAEGKDQFDVIRACFPAGTVSGAPKIRAMEIIEELEPERRGPYAGAVGYFGFSGNMDFCITIRTFILKGKDLWIQAGAGIVADSDPRSEYQETINKSMGLRRAVELAEKWTDITGAG